The Chromatiales bacterium 21-64-14 genome contains the following window.
ACACGGCCAAGCCGACGCGGGCATCGTCTGGGCCACGGAGGTGGTCTACGGCAAGGCCTCGGGGCGTAAGATCGATGGCGTGGTGATCCCGGCGCCTTACAACCAGGGGAGCAAGGTGGGCTACGCGATCGGCCCCCTCAACAAGGCGCGCAACCCGGTCAACGCCCGGCGCTTCCTCGAGTATCTGCAGACCCAGGACGCCCAGGACATCTACGCCAAACACGGTTTCGTCCCGGCAAACCGCGAGGAGCTCAAGGTACGCCTTATCCCGATGCCCAAGGGGGCCTAGTCGACCCCCCGCACTGCGTGTCCCGCAACCCCCACGCACGCACGATATTGCCCGTGACCCCGCCACCCCATCCCAGGACCGTTATCGCTGCGCAGGGAGGAACACCGACGTGATCGGGCTGCTGCAACGGGTGACCGGCGCGGAGGTGCGTGTCGATGACGAAGTGATCGCACACATTGCCACTGGTTTGGTGATACTGGTAGGCGTAGAACGCGGAGACACGGAACGGGAAGCCGCGCGGCTGCTCGACCGGGTCCTCGGCTACCGGGTATTTCCGGATCGGGACGGGCGCATGAACCGCAGCGTAGCTGAACTGGACGGCGCGATTCTGCTGATACCCCAGTTCACCCTCGCGGCGGACACCCGGAAGGGCACGCGCGCCAGTTTCACCCCGGCGGCAACCCCCGCGGCGGGGCGGCGGCTGTTCGAAGCCCTGCTGACGTTGGCCCGTGCGCGCCATCCCCACGTCGCCGCCGGTCGCTTCGGTGCCCACATGCAGGTCAGCCTGACCAATGACGGACCCGTGACATTCTGGCTCCAGGTGGCACCGCCACCCTGAGACCGGGGCCACGAAACGTCATGCGTGAACTACTACGCTAACGCTGACCCTCGTTGCGGGGGCGCGGTTTTGCTTGGCAGGGCTGGACCCCCGCCAGATCCTGGAGCCGGGCGGAATCCTTCAACTGGACCTGCTTACGGTCTACCTCCAGCCATCCGTGGTCCTGGAAACGGGTGAACAGCCGGCTCACGGTCTCCACCGCCAAGCCCAGATAGTTGGCGATGTCGCCGCGCGCCATGCTGAGCCGGAAATCGGTGGCGGAATAGCCCCGTTCCCGGAGCCGGTTCGAGAGGCTGACCAGGAACGTGGCCAGCCGCTCCTCGGCGGTCTTTTTGCCCAATACCAGCAGGTGCTCGTGGTCCCGGAGGATCTCCCGGCTCATGAGCCGGTGCAATTGCTGCTGCAGCGCCGGCACGCGGCCGGACAGCTCCTCCAACTGGGAGAACGGCACTTCGCACACACTGGTGGTCTCCAGGGCGATGGCCGCGCAGCGGTGCTGGTCTGCATGGATGGCCTCCAGACCCACCATCTCACCAGGGAGATGGAAGCCCGTCACCTGCTCCGCGCCGCCTTCACCCGGCGCCCAAGTCTTGAGGGAACCGGATCGGATCACGTATACCGCGTGGAACCGGTCGCCGGTCCGATAGAGGTAATCGCCGCGTTGCAGGGGGCGGCGGCGCTTGATGATGGCGTCCAGCCGGTCCACGTCGGTCCTGCCGATCCCCAGGGGGAGGCAGAGTTGCGCGAGGGAGCACTCCTGGCACGCGACCTTGATCCGGCTCAGGCTGATGACGTTGCGCGCCCCCCGATCCGTCACCCGCGCCACACCCCTCTGCTGAAACTTAGTCCAATTCCAATGATTTCAGATTCATGGCGCTCATGCAACGAAGGGCCAAGCGTGCCCGTATCAGACTACTCCCCCGAACTTGGCACCACCACGGTGGGCTTTGACCTTGAAAGATTTACTATTTCCCGGAACCGCCGTTGCCGGTATCATGGCTGGGTGAGTCCCACGCCCCAGGAGCGGAAATCCGTGCCCCGCCGTGCCAGCACCGAGCGCACCACCCAGGAGACCCGGATCCAGGTCAGCGTAAACCTCGACGGCAGCGGGCAGGCCTCCTTCCACACCGGCGTTCCGTTCCTCGAACACATGCTGGACCAAGTGGCGCGTCACGGGCTGTTGGACTTGGCGGTGGAGGCCCAAGGGGACCTTCACATCGACGCGCACCACACCGTAGAAGACATCGGCATCACCCTCGGCCAGGCATTCACCCAGGCCCTGGGGGAGAAGCGCGGGATCCGGCGCTACGGCCATGCCTATGTACCCCTCGACGAGGCACTGTCGCGGGTGGTCGTCGACTGTTCGGGCCGCCCCGGGCTGGAATACCGCGTCGAGTTTCCGCGCGCACGCATCGGCGACTTCGACGTGGATCTGTTCCGGGAGTTCTTCCAGGGCTTCGTCAATCATGCGATGGTGACCCTGCACGTGGATACGCTGCACGGGCGCAACGCTCACCACATGGCGGAAACCGTCTTTAAGGCTTTCGGCCGAGCCCTGCGGATGGCGGTGGAACCGGACCCGCGCGCACTCGATCAAACACCGTCCACCAAAGGGAGTCTCTGACCGATCGGCCTGCCCGTACCCCGGCACCAGGAACCCGACGCACACGCACGCCGTGTCGCGGCGGTCCGAATTCCGGCACGAGCCCCACGAACGGATCGGCGCCAGGACTCTGGCCAAACCCGCTCAACCCGTGCGCCGCGAACCCTGAGCCTGTCACATCACCCATGAGCACAATCGCTGTCATCGACTACGGGATGAGCAACCTGCGCTCCGTACATAAGGCGCTCGAATATTTGGCGCCCGATGATCACGTCTGCGTGACTGGGGACCCGCGCCTGATCCGGGACGCGGACCGGGTCGTGTTCCCCGGCCAGGGCGCAATCGGTGACTGCATG
Protein-coding sequences here:
- a CDS encoding D-tyrosyl-tRNA(Tyr) deacylase, with product MIGLLQRVTGAEVRVDDEVIAHIATGLVILVGVERGDTEREAARLLDRVLGYRVFPDRDGRMNRSVAELDGAILLIPQFTLAADTRKGTRASFTPAATPAAGRRLFEALLTLARARHPHVAAGRFGAHMQVSLTNDGPVTFWLQVAPPP
- a CDS encoding transcriptional regulator FNR (Global transcription factor that controls the expression of over 100 target genes in response to anoxia), which encodes MTDRGARNVISLSRIKVACQECSLAQLCLPLGIGRTDVDRLDAIIKRRRPLQRGDYLYRTGDRFHAVYVIRSGSLKTWAPGEGGAEQVTGFHLPGEMVGLEAIHADQHRCAAIALETTSVCEVPFSQLEELSGRVPALQQQLHRLMSREILRDHEHLLVLGKKTAEERLATFLVSLSNRLRERGYSATDFRLSMARGDIANYLGLAVETVSRLFTRFQDHGWLEVDRKQVQLKDSARLQDLAGVQPCQAKPRPRNEGQR
- a CDS encoding imidazoleglycerol-phosphate dehydratase, which encodes MISDSWRSCNEGPSVPVSDYSPELGTTTVGFDLERFTISRNRRCRYHGWVSPTPQERKSVPRRASTERTTQETRIQVSVNLDGSGQASFHTGVPFLEHMLDQVARHGLLDLAVEAQGDLHIDAHHTVEDIGITLGQAFTQALGEKRGIRRYGHAYVPLDEALSRVVVDCSGRPGLEYRVEFPRARIGDFDVDLFREFFQGFVNHAMVTLHVDTLHGRNAHHMAETVFKAFGRALRMAVEPDPRALDQTPSTKGSL